agcatACAGCCAAGATTAGAATCATGAAAGGAACACTTGAACGGCAAGATCACAGGCCGAAGGACCGGGGAGttggactgtgtgtgtgtgtgcagtgggtGGGTGTATATAGCCACACCCTGGGTAGGTACACAGGGAAGAGGGTTGCAAAGCCATTGCTGGTGTTTCGAGGCCAAGAATGTTTGCCCTTTGGATTGAATGGGGTCCAGGTGCAGGGAGCATCTGGGCTTCCAAAGAAAGCTTAGAATTCTTCCTCCTGTGACTCACCCCACCTGACTGAGATGACTGCTTTTCTTTGAGCCATCCCTTCCCCAGACCAAATGAAATCTGTTTTGCCCTTCCCTGGaggttgctttttaaatattgtaagcTGTTTTcatgaatgtatatgtgtgtgccaGAGCAGAGGCATGCTCTTAGAGAAGAggcattgattcatttattcttgaATGCCTGCTAGGTATCAGGGCtgggaaataaagaaatgtatgagGCACAGGACCCTGCCCTCTTACCTCAAAgcacagttacacacacacacacaaacacacaatttcAATACAGCATAGTGCTCTAATAAGTCTTCGTGCAAAgcacttttggggaaaaaaacaagaggGAGAGACTAACTGGCTAGGGAGTGAGGAAGGAGGTGTCCCAGGAGAAGGTCTACAGAGATGAATTGGagctgggtcttgaaggatgagtgggAGTTTGCCGGGCAGGTAAAAAGAGGAAGGGCATTCTTGTTTAAgaaaacagcatgagcaaaggcaaGAGATGTGCAAGTGCAAGGAGTATTTGGAGAGTGGCCTGTAGTTCAGTGTCATGGGTGCAGGCCACTGAGAAGAGCTGCGGGGAGATGAGGCCAGTGTCAGAGTCACATTTCAAGGCACTTCAGTGGTAATCAGAAGAGTTTAGAGTCTGCCCTACTGGCAGGAGGGAACTTATAGTGGAAAGGTCTGTGGAGGGGAAGTCAAGATACTTGGTTTCTGGCTCCAACTCTGCCACTACTGGGCTGTGAGACTTTAAGCAGGTGATTGCCTTGGGGAGGAGGGTCTATTTTCCCACTGGTTGAATGAGGGGGTTGCACCAACAACATGATCATGAAGATCTCTTCCAGCTCAGATTCTATTCCTTTTCCTTCCAACTGGATGCTAGGGGCTACTCCTTCAACTCCTCTCCCACTCCACCAGCTCTCCAGTCCACAAGAGTGGTAAGACCACTGAGGGGACAGTGGCAAAACTGTACACCCCAGGAGCTGTCTTTGGATCACCTACCTGCTTTATGTGACTTTTTCTACCTGCCTCTCTGTACTTCATTTCCAGACACTGAAGACGCTCATTCTGAAAGAGTAGCTGAAATGGAGCAATGGGAAAGAAAGACCCAAGGGTAGAGTTTCACTTTTCCCCCAGAGCAACCTGAACGAAAACCCCACTAAGATCCCCAGTTCATCCCTCAGATCACAGCTTTAGTCCCCAAGTAGGGGTTGGACAAGTGCAAGGCAAGTGCATTTTGTGAGAACCTGGTAATGTGTGGGAAATAGCAGGAACAGAGAGTGAACCTGGCTCATCTAGGGAATCAGGAGTAGGTCTGGAGCAGCGGGGTGCATGGGAGACGAGAGCATAAAGGAAGGCTACCTCCTCCTCCGAAGCTTACCAAGCTTCATCTCACTGGGTCCTAGACTAAGATTGGTGAGAATCTGTGGTGCACGAAAAGGCCATAGTAACAAAGTTAGAGGAGATGATGCCCCATGACACTAGGAGTCTGTGTCTGGTGTGATGTGAAGCTTAGATGTGAGGAAACACTGCCATTTGTAGTGGAAAGAGCACCTGAACAGTACCCCCAAACACCTGGGTTCTTGTCTGAGTGCTGCCATTTATGGGCCATGTCATTTTGGACTAGTCACTTctcccttctgagcctcagttccctcatctacGAAATGGAGGGTTGGCCTGGAATCTAGATTCTAGAAGATCCTTAAAGTCCCTGTCAGCTTGGCCATCTGCTCACCCTCTTTCCTCACTGGCCTATCTTCTATTTCAAGGCAAGACCTCTCCAGGGCAGGAGCTCTGTCTTCCCCATCCAAGGATCTTGGTAATCAGGGACTCTCCTGGACAGGGAAGCCAAGGAACTCAGAAACAGTGGCAAAACTCCCCTGTTCCTGACTGCGAGTCCCcagcttgagccccagaggcagtCCCAGAGCCCCATAGAGAACCAACCTGTGCCTTCATCAGCTTTCTGCCTCTCCTAATTCAGACAGGAGGCCCTTGCACCCAGGCCCTCCCTCCCACACAAACCCAGCACCCAGAGGTGTGGAACTATggcctctttcctcctcctgtcAGAATCACAAACATCCTAGTCTATCCAGAGAGGCCCTGAGGTGTGAAAGGTCTCATGAATCTTTATTCCCCTCATGGAACACTGCCTCAAAGCCCCCCGCTGACCTCCACACTGTCCCCTTCTCCCACTTTCTGCAGAGTCTATCTCCTCCTCAGGCTGGATCATCCTGGCAGGTGAGCTGTGAAGAGGAAAAATGAGTAAATCCCTCAGTTTGGTTCGGCTGGGATATCAGATGTAAGTCAGTCCCAGGGCTCAGAAGCATCTTAACCTGTGAGGAAAAGGTCCACAGCCTTCTCTATCTTGGGATTTGAGAAGCTCTAGAAATCCCCCAAAATGCTTCTCCCATCAGCCTGTCTAACTTCCCATGGTTTCACAGCTTGGTTTCATGATTTAAATCATCACAGGACATTAGAACCAACTGGGaccccttcattttacagatgcagacagaagctgaggcacagaaaagggaAGTCTTACGTCCAAAGTCACACAAGGAGCAGCTGAGCCGGGACAACCCCCTATGTTTCCATTTCCTTCACCGTAAAGTAAGGGCATATAGCCTAGATGGGCTCTGAAGGCCCTTCCAGCCTCTGCTCTACAAAATACAACCACCGCCATCTGTGCAGTGTCTAGTGCCAAGCActacatgttttaattttcacaacaaagcTCTGCTACAGATAGTGCTCATTCTGTGACCGTGTTCATATCCTGTCTATCTGAATAGATTGGGTGGTAACACATCATTTGTTCCTGTGTAAAATATCAACGCAGCTGCCATTCTCCCACTCATGTCTGTTCCCTTGGCATTCTAAAAGGCCCTTGCTAAGGTAACCCTTAGGAAAGGGAATGTTTTAGGCTGCACCATCAGCTGGTCCCTGAGTGTGAGTCCACATGTTAAATAGGTTTCTCATGATGTCACCCAATGAAGACACTAAGTCTGGAGTTGGGGGACAGCAATCAGAGGCCCTTTGGTCACTGCACAGTTCCTTTAACTGCAACCCTAGGCTGGCCTGACCCAGCTGCTGCAGGAAGGGGAGGGGCTGTGGGAGGGGGTCAGAGCCCACAGCAGGACTATTGCACAATCCTTGGGGCCTGGCCTTGGGCAATCCACCCTGgttccttccttttctgctttctaGCTCTGGGCTTTCCCAGCTCCGAAGTCAATACTGAGATCTCAGATGTGTCCAGAGACATCCTGAAGAGGCTCGGGGGTTGAGGAGCCTTAGTGTGTCCACAAAGAGACTCCTGAAACTGACTGAGAGCCAGCGGATTTGCCAGCTGGTGAGTCTTCCAGATTGagatttccctccctctccctgtcagTTAAAACCCCTTTCCGATGATACGTAAGAAAACTGAATGGTAACTGCCCTGCCCTGGGATTGGAGCTCGGGACGACTAGGAGCTTTCACCTTCACAGTATGTGCTgcgtccattctttttttttaaacctatgtgtacatatttgcttcttgaaaacaaaaagtttttaatcCTCTTCTGTATAATACAAGTGTATACTCATAGCAAGCCTTGAAGGAGGAGGCCAAGgatgatcatttttctttttttttttttttttttttttgagacagaggtcttgctctgctgccccggctggagtgcagtggcatgatctcgactcactgcaacctctgcctcccaagttcaagcggttctcctgcctcagcctcctgagcagctggaaatacaggcatgcgcctggctaatttttgtatttttagtagagatggggtttctccatgttggctaggctggtcttgaactcctgacctcaggtgacccgcccacctcagcctcccaaagtactgggattaaaggagtgagccaccgcacctggcctatttttttaaattgtgcttaaaacacacacacacacacacacaaatgtaccaTCTTAGTCATTCTTGAGTGTACACTCAGTAGTGTTAGCTAGATTCACCTTGTTGTGCAGCAgatctccagaaccttttcatcttgcaaaactgaaactctatacctacCATACAACAACTCTATGGTCATCTCTTTTGGtagatgaggaaaccgaagcCCAACCAGGGAAAGGAACTTATTTCCTTCAAAGTAGGCTCCTCCAGACACTTACACTGTTTGTTTGTTGTCTACCTGTGAAATTGCCTGAGGCTCCTTCCTCCTTCAACCCTTACTTGGCCATTTCCTCCTCGGGTCTCACATCTGTCTCTACCCCCACTTTGTTATCCTCTCTGCCCCAACTCGTGACTCAGCATCTTGCACTAAACTATTTCAAGACTCTTGTAGCTGGGCTCACTGCCTCAATTCCAGCTCCCTCCAGTCCACATGACAGTCAGAGTATCCTTTCCAGGCACAGATCTGACCATTTTATCTTCCCTAGCTACAGAATAAAGTTCCAACTCTACAGAGTGGCACTCAAGGCTGCCCATGATCTGGCTCCTATCTCTCCTGTCCCACATCCTATGCTATTCTTCTACACATCTTACACTTCAACCTCTTTATGctactttccatttttctaaacATGTACACACTTTGTTGCGCCTTTGCTCATGTTGCCTTCCTTTGTCTTCTCTGCCTCTTAAAAATCCTTCAAGGTCCAACTCAAATGCCTCCATCACTGTGGACACTCTCTAAGCCCTGATCAGTATCCATTACTTATTCCTTTTAGCCTTAGTAGCTCCTGGCTTGTCCCCTGCATTGTATCAGAGCAGAGCCCCTGGATCTGGGCGAAGGCACTGGATCTGAGCCACCCCGAGCTCCCATCACAGGGCCTGGCCCATATTGGTGATAACTATCTGGATGattttttgagttatttatttcCTCATGCTGCTCCTACTTGCTATTGGCAGACACGAGGGAAGAAGCAGCCACAGATCTTTTGCCTGACACATGGGGTAGTAGATGAGAACGTATATCTCCTGGATCTTAACTCAGTGAGCTCTTgttcttctcccctcctccatccAGACAGGACAGCACAAGTACTAGATGGCAGAGGGCCCCAAAGGCCTTGCATAAAATGCTGCCCAGTCCTGGCTAATTGCGTTCATAGAGCCATTGATGAATATTTATCATGGTCAGAATGATCATATTTTCCAGGGAAGAGATCTTATGGTTAATAGTCACATTAGTTAACTTTAGTTTGTTAACAGTTCTGCCCATATGATGGAGGACTGAATGCTTGGCCCATAGAGAATTCCTTAAAGTGGACATCTTTACTAGAAACTATTGAGAGAAGGATAACACCCATTCAGTCTTAGGGCAGTCCCCTAGAAAAAGGGAATGCCCAGCCAGTCGCAGGGTAGTGCCCTGGGAAAGGAGAACACCCAGTCTCAGGGTAGTCCTCCAGATTGGAGGAAGAGACATAGCCCTGCTGACCAGGCGCATGTGGCCTGATGATATCCTTATCAAAAACAAGAGGATAGCCACATATTGCCTTATATGTTAAGTGTTGGGGGGAAGGGAAGGCTGTGATGATAAAGGTGGTGTAGTGTGGCTGAGGGGTGGGGAGCACTGAACGGAGGCTTCCCTAAAGGAAGTGAGTGTGGGGCCTTGTTTACAGGGAATGACATATGGTTTTTCAGAGACAAGGATGCAAGTCTGTTTTAAGATGTTCtttctgactgggcacagtggctcacgcctgtaatcccagcactttgagaggctgaggcgggtggatcatgaggtcaggagatcaagaccatcctggctaacacggtgaaaccacatctctactaaaaatacaaaaaaattagccaggcatggtggcgggcgcctgtagtcccagctacttgggaggctgaggcaggagaatggcgtgaacctaggaggcggagcttgcagtgagctgagatcgcgctactgcactccagcctgggcgacgagcgagactccatctcaaaaaaaaaaaaaaaaaaaggttatttctaTATTATAGACTAAGGATCtctgagaagaaggaaaaggaacatTTATAATCACTTAGTATATGCCAGGTACATAATGACTATTTCAGGAGACAAGATAGTTGGCGTGCTTGTGTCTTCTTTTTGTGGGCAGGTAAACCCCAAGCCAGACTGAGAACTCCTTTCACTCTCCCGCCCTCAGGCCCAAGCTGTTCTTCTCTTCTCCAGTGCCTACAGTGGTTGCCAACCTGTTCCCATTTCCCTGACCACCTCCTTTCCAACAGAATTTCTGCAAATAGCTAGGAATATCTAGTCTTTGGGACACAGGATGCTTGAGAGGTCAAATGATCCAGCTTCTGGCCTCTAGGTAGGATGAAATTTAAACCATCCCCAGGCATCTTCCAAAAAGGTGTACccatggagtcttttttttttttttcttttgagacaaagtcacactctgtggcccaagctggaatacagcagctctatcttggctcactgcaacctccaccttctgggtccaagcgattctcctgccttagcctcccaagtagctgggattacaagtgctcaccaccatgcccagctaatttttgtatttttagtagagatggggttttaccatgttggtaaggctggtctccaactcctgacctcaagtgatccatccgcctcagcctcccaaagtgctgggattacaggcatgagccactgtgctcagcctgtcTGTGGAGTCTATAAAGAGAACTGTGCTGAAGGAGAGTTGTGATGAATGTCTTCTTATGGTGCCACACAGTCCTGCTGAGAGCTAGCTTGGAAGTGGAAGCAGCTCTAAGCTAGCCACAAGGAGCAGGGCTTTCTGTCTTGGCTCTACCTCCAATATTCTGTGATCATGGACAAGCCACTTATTCTCTCAAGGCCTCAGTCTCCCTGTGTGTAAAATGGCAAGAGTTACATTAAATAATCCTTAAGGTCCTTCTAACCTAAAGTTCAGTGATTTATAGAATCTAAAGAAATGAGTGATTAGTATGGGTTCTGATGGTCGGGGAAGGCTTTATtctacaattatttattgagtacttatcgAGTGCTGTCATAAGTGATTGCATATAGCAGTCAGTAAAACAAATATAGGCCCTGCCTTTATTATTTAGTATGTGGTCTAGTGGAAAAGACAAACATGTAATCAAGTAACCAGAATAagctattgtattagtccattttcatactgccatGAAGGAATACCCGAGCCTgggcagtttataaagaaaaagaggtttaatgcactcacagttccacatggctggggaggcctcacaatcacggcagaaggcaaaggaggagcaaaggcacatcttacatggtggcaggcaagagagcaggtgcaggggaactgccctttataaaaccatcagatctcttgagacttatttactgtcatgagaacagcatgggaaaaacccacccccatgattcagttacttcctactgggtccctcccatgacacatggggattatgggagctatgattccagatgagatttgggtaaggacacagccaaaccatatcagccatgATGCTAGGATTTTACTGGGATCTGAAGGGAGGAGGTCATTTGAGCTCCAGGTGACAGAGCCatcccctctctcttttctcttgccaACAGAGCTTCTACCGAGTCTTCCCCCACCTCAATCCCTGTTGCTATGGAGACTACCAATGGAACTGAGACTTGGTATGAGAGCCTACATGCCGTGCTGAAGGCTTTAAATGCCACTCTTCACAGCAATTTGCTCTGCcggccagggccagggctggggccagACAACCAGACTGAAGAGCGACCGGCCAGCCTACCTGGCCGTGATGACAACTCCTACATGTACATTCTCTTTGTCATGTTTCTATTTGCTGTCACTGTGGGCAGCCTCATCCTGGGATATACCCGCTCCCGCAAAGTGGACAAGCGTAGTGACCCCTATCATGTGTATATCAAGAACCGTGTGTCTATGATCTAACACGAGAGGGCTGGAATGGTGGAAGACCAAGACACCTGGGGATTGCGTCTGGGGCCTCCAGAACTCTGCTGTGGACTGCATCAGGTCTCAGTGTCCCTATCTGTAAGAGCAACAAGAAACAGGGCTAAGGGAGGTCATCACTGGGGTGGGAGAAGAGGGGCTGGTAGACCGAAGCCTTGTGCATAAGGATTTTTTCCCAGGAAAAGATAGACTTTATAAACAGTGGGAGTCCATGAACAAACATATAAAAGTAGCAACAGATAATGACCAATAACTGGTTCAGTGGCTGGAGTACTGGGGGCCTGAAGGTTGGAGAAGGGAGAAGTTGTAGCAGAGGGAAATGAGACAGGAAGATGCTCTGGGGACACATTTTTTGTGTTATCTTCAAAAGCCATGAGAAGCAGTGATGATTATCCCATATCACAGATATGATTTACCACCACCAccctgccaccactcccactCGCACTCCCATAAAGAAAGCAGGTCAAGTGCTGTGCCGCCCATTTGGGCCTGAGTAGTGCCATGATTGGAACCCAGGAACTCTGGTCTCCTTGCCTAGTGCTTTTCAAAACTCTGTGCCACACAGGAGTGGATCCAGGCCTGAAGGTCATACAATTCTGGGGactctctttaagaaaaagaattctaaaatatcTTACTTTTGCAAACATTATGCAAATATACTGCCACATTAATATGTTGCTAGGGCTCCTACTAGGACCTTAAGAAGGAGCTCATGTGAGTCAGGACCCTGAATGTTAGGCCTTGTTAGCTCTATGGTTCATATGCTTCTTGAACCAAGTCACAGGGTACTTCCCAGCCACATTGCCAGTCAACAGGACTAAACTACCTCCAAAGCAGCCTCTTCAGTTTTGAGTTCTGTgagaaatgttttccttttctttttcttttttttgagacagtctccctatgtcacccaggctgcagtgcagcaacccagtcttggcttactgcaacccccacctcccaggttcaagcaattatcctgcctcagccacctgagtagctgggattacagattcctgtcaccacacccagctaatttatatatatatatatatattttttctttttttttaaagtagaggcagggtttcaccatgttgttgcccaggctcgtctcgaactcctggcctcaagtgatctgcccatctcggtctcccaaagtgctgggattacaggtgtgagccaccacgactatCTGAGTTTTCTGAGGTCATATTGAATCTGCTTCTATAAGACTGATAttgccaaggtgggcggatcacctgaggtcaggagttcgagaccagcctggccaacatggtgaaaccccatctactaaaaatatacaaaaattagccaggcctggtggcgggtgcctgtattcccagctacttgggaggctgaggcagaagaattgtttgaacccgggaggcggaggttgcagtgagccaaggctctgtcaaaaaaaaaaaaaaaaaaaaaaaaaaaaaagacaagacaagactgATATCGCacctaaaatattattatattaaaagaaGCAGAGTATGAGACGTAGGTACATGGTCCAGTAGGAAGAGAAGCAGCCCTGATTCTACCACTTAAGGTGGTATATGATCTTAGGCTGGACACTTCTATCTCTCATCCGTTTTCCTCTTCAACATAATGAAATAGACTTGAAAGTCTCTAAGGCTCTATCAGTTCTGACATTCTAGGCTTCATATACATTAAGTGGAGCCATATGTAATCACTGTGTAGGTTAGAAACAGCTGAGTATTGTAGTTTCATATATGGTTCCAGCTAATACATGCGATGTGGCTGGTGAATACTTCTGAATTCAGAAACTATCCCAAATCTCAGCTAGAACCATCCACTGTTCTGTTTGTCCAGTTTCAACTTAAGGGATCTCCATGTGGTCCCCAGAAGTACCCACTGAAACATGCATATTTGTGTATAGCAGAactctgaaataatattttgatagtAGTTATCTCTGAGGAATTGAATTATGGGTGATTTTCCCTTTCCACattataaatttatgtaatattggACTGACTTGACCATAAGTATGTTACTtatataataaaaggaaaaaaggtacttccattttgaaaaaataaaaataaaagcctttgGGTTCTTGAATGGAGATCATGGGCCACATTTGCTGCCATGTGCGGTTATGTTGATGCTCTGCAAACCTGTGC
The genomic region above belongs to Papio anubis isolate 15944 chromosome 12, Panubis1.0, whole genome shotgun sequence and contains:
- the KCNE3 gene encoding potassium voltage-gated channel subfamily E member 3 isoform X1, whose product is MHRVAAPGPSSVRGERANGRPRALLRGRASTESSPTSIPVAMETTNGTETWYESLHAVLKALNATLHSNLLCRPGPGLGPDNQTEERPASLPGRDDNSYMYILFVMFLFAVTVGSLILGYTRSRKVDKRSDPYHVYIKNRVSMI
- the KCNE3 gene encoding potassium voltage-gated channel subfamily E member 3 isoform X2, which translates into the protein METTNGTETWYESLHAVLKALNATLHSNLLCRPGPGLGPDNQTEERPASLPGRDDNSYMYILFVMFLFAVTVGSLILGYTRSRKVDKRSDPYHVYIKNRVSMI